From one Dermacentor silvarum isolate Dsil-2018 chromosome 3, BIME_Dsil_1.4, whole genome shotgun sequence genomic stretch:
- the LOC119446519 gene encoding MICOS complex subunit Mic10-like — protein MATRSEDVLGEKWDKCVADTLIKVGTGFGIGALFSLVLFKRRAWPVIFGIGSGFGMGYNNCQHTFNEPTLLRAYTLKAKQKNATPAAIAQK, from the exons ATGGCGACAAGGTCGGAGGACGTTCTCGGCGAAAAGTGGGATAAATGTGTCGCGGACACGTTAATTAAAGTTG GTACCGGCTTTGGTATTGGGGCCCTATTTTCTCTAGTGCTGTTCAAAA GGCGTGCCTGGCCTGTCATATTCGGCATCGGTAGTGGATTTGGCATGGGCTACAACAACTGCCAGCACACATTCAACGAGCCTACGTTGCTGCGCGCCTATACGCTAAAG gcaaagCAGAAGAACGCAACGCCAGCAGCCATCGCACAAAAGTGA